One window of the Tautonia marina genome contains the following:
- a CDS encoding DUF1549 and DUF1553 domain-containing protein codes for MTTSRRERSRVHAGLCLAGMAAAFVLFASPSQADDSADRSTTEAINSWIRAGWEDAGVKPSPRATDGEYLRRAYLDILGRIPSLQETSDFLQSKDANKREKLISYLLDHPDYAQNFGNFWSVVLIGRGDTGNQVNRNALRAWLRTRFAANEPWNEIARELVTASGPNTPENGATNFALAHLDFDAVPLTSITTRVFLGQQIQCTQCHDHPSNDWKQADFWGINAFFRGVRSREVSRTSAGGAEETAYYELYDDPTDAFARYDRRDGTIRIAFPTYLDGRKISQETDVDRRQELGTFITEPDNDQFAQAFVNRMWGHFLGRGIVHPIDDFGDHNPPSHPELLERLADDFKASGYDIKQLIRWITASEPYHLSSVRTRANERDETYFSHMTLKPLTPEQLFESLLTATRAHQAGGGGNSDARRDRWLRQFTFAFGNDETNEGTSFQGTIPQALMMMNGDLIDEATSSKPGSFLRDLLDEAMRRRASADFVIEKLYLAALSRPPSSKEAGAAQVLLRQGPSPNAVMEDIFWALLNSNEFILNH; via the coding sequence ATGACGACGAGCCGAAGGGAACGATCGAGGGTCCACGCGGGCCTTTGTCTGGCCGGAATGGCAGCGGCGTTCGTGCTCTTTGCGAGTCCGTCCCAGGCGGATGACAGCGCCGATCGCTCCACGACCGAGGCCATCAACTCCTGGATTCGCGCAGGTTGGGAGGATGCCGGGGTCAAACCGTCGCCTCGGGCCACGGACGGGGAATACCTCCGTCGGGCCTACCTCGACATCCTGGGACGCATCCCAAGCCTCCAGGAAACGTCCGACTTTCTCCAGAGCAAGGATGCCAATAAGCGGGAGAAACTGATCTCCTATCTGCTCGATCATCCGGACTATGCGCAGAACTTCGGCAACTTCTGGTCAGTGGTCCTGATCGGACGAGGAGACACCGGCAATCAGGTCAACCGGAATGCCTTGCGGGCCTGGCTCCGGACCCGATTCGCCGCGAACGAACCCTGGAATGAGATTGCTCGGGAACTGGTGACCGCCTCGGGACCAAACACCCCCGAGAACGGCGCGACGAACTTCGCCCTGGCTCACCTCGATTTCGACGCCGTTCCCTTGACCTCAATCACGACCCGCGTGTTCCTCGGCCAGCAGATCCAGTGCACACAGTGCCACGATCACCCGTCGAATGACTGGAAACAGGCCGATTTCTGGGGCATCAACGCCTTCTTCCGCGGCGTCCGATCGCGTGAAGTCTCGCGGACCAGCGCCGGCGGTGCCGAGGAAACCGCCTACTACGAACTGTACGATGACCCGACCGACGCTTTCGCCCGCTACGACCGCCGCGACGGCACCATCCGGATCGCCTTCCCGACCTATCTCGATGGACGCAAGATCAGCCAGGAAACCGACGTCGATCGTCGTCAAGAACTCGGCACCTTCATCACCGAGCCTGACAACGACCAGTTCGCCCAGGCTTTTGTGAATCGGATGTGGGGCCACTTCCTCGGCCGGGGGATCGTTCACCCGATCGATGACTTCGGCGACCACAACCCGCCGAGCCATCCCGAATTGCTCGAACGCCTGGCCGACGACTTCAAGGCGTCCGGCTATGACATCAAGCAGTTGATCCGATGGATCACTGCGTCCGAGCCTTACCACCTCTCCAGTGTTCGGACCCGAGCCAACGAGCGCGACGAAACCTATTTCAGCCACATGACGCTCAAGCCCTTGACGCCTGAACAACTCTTCGAATCACTGCTCACCGCGACGCGGGCTCACCAGGCGGGAGGCGGCGGAAACTCCGACGCTCGCCGCGACCGATGGCTCCGGCAGTTTACCTTCGCTTTCGGCAACGACGAGACGAACGAGGGGACGAGCTTTCAGGGGACCATTCCCCAGGCGCTCATGATGATGAACGGCGACCTGATCGACGAGGCCACCAGCAGCAAACCGGGGAGCTTCCTCCGAGACCTGCTCGACGAGGCCATGCGCCGCAGGGCCTCGGCAGACTTCGTGATCGAGAAGCTGTATCTGGCTGCTCTGAGCCGTCCTCCCAGTTCGAAGGAAGCGGGGGCCGCACAGGTCTTGCTCCGCCAGGGACCTAGCCCGAACGCCGTCATGGAAGACATCTTCTGGGCCTTACTCAATTCCAACGAGTTTATCCTCAACCATTGA
- a CDS encoding DUF1501 domain-containing protein, translated as MFDRLLTPRGMSRRHFLGHLAATSMAFPAASFLGSLRANAQEVRRNQKHCILLWMGGGPSQLDTWDLKPESPRNGGEFKPIDTSVPGIQISEHLPTVAQQMQHLSLIRSLSTSEGNHDRGTYLMHTGWQPNPTVVHPSFGSICSFELGTRLGDDFPLPHFVSINRPGESAGFLGMSHAPFVVGNPNGQIENLKPKVDPARLNRRVQMLGLVEDRFIAQNRGAAAVGHRDVYGKTMKMMNSAYTRAFDLSDEPDTIRDAYGRSGFGSGCLMARRLVQAGVTFVEVGLGGWDNHDDIFRILREQRLPELDKGMGALIADLNRLGLLQNTLIVWMGEFGRTPRINQNGGRDHWPRSWSVALGGGGIKGGQVVGATDSDGIDIVDRQVGVMDLIATMCTALGIHVDTEYTTPLGRPMRVVDGGTPITELI; from the coding sequence ATGTTCGATCGCCTGCTGACACCGCGAGGCATGTCTCGGCGGCATTTCCTCGGGCACCTGGCCGCCACCTCGATGGCGTTTCCGGCGGCCAGTTTCCTCGGGTCCCTTCGAGCCAATGCTCAGGAAGTGCGCCGGAACCAGAAGCACTGCATCCTGCTTTGGATGGGGGGTGGTCCGAGCCAGCTCGACACCTGGGACCTGAAGCCCGAAAGCCCTCGCAACGGCGGCGAGTTCAAGCCGATTGACACGAGCGTCCCCGGTATCCAGATCAGCGAGCACCTGCCCACCGTCGCCCAGCAGATGCAGCATCTGAGCCTCATCCGTTCCCTCAGCACGAGCGAAGGGAACCACGATCGCGGCACCTATCTGATGCACACCGGCTGGCAGCCGAACCCGACCGTCGTGCATCCGAGCTTCGGGTCGATCTGCTCGTTCGAACTGGGCACCCGGCTCGGAGACGACTTTCCCTTGCCTCACTTCGTCTCGATCAACCGACCGGGAGAGTCGGCCGGGTTCCTCGGCATGTCTCACGCGCCGTTCGTGGTGGGCAACCCGAACGGTCAGATCGAGAATCTGAAGCCAAAGGTCGATCCGGCTCGACTGAATCGCCGCGTCCAGATGCTTGGACTTGTCGAAGACCGCTTCATCGCCCAGAACCGCGGCGCGGCCGCCGTCGGACACCGGGATGTCTACGGCAAGACGATGAAGATGATGAACTCGGCTTATACCCGAGCCTTCGACCTCTCGGACGAACCGGACACCATCCGGGATGCATATGGTCGATCCGGCTTCGGTTCCGGCTGCCTCATGGCGCGCCGCCTGGTCCAGGCCGGTGTGACCTTTGTCGAGGTCGGCCTCGGGGGCTGGGATAATCATGACGACATCTTCCGCATCCTTCGCGAGCAGCGATTGCCCGAACTCGACAAGGGCATGGGCGCCCTCATCGCCGACCTGAACCGCCTTGGTCTGTTGCAAAACACCCTGATCGTCTGGATGGGCGAGTTCGGCCGCACCCCTCGCATCAACCAGAACGGCGGCCGCGACCACTGGCCGCGCAGCTGGTCGGTCGCCCTCGGCGGCGGCGGGATCAAGGGGGGCCAGGTCGTCGGCGCGACCGACTCCGACGGCATCGACATCGTGGATCGTCAGGTCGGCGTCATGGACCTCATCGCCACCATGTGCACGGCCCTCGGCATCCATGTCGATACCGAGTACACCACCCCCCTCGGCCGTCCCATGCGGGTCGTCGATGGGGGCACGCCGATCACGGAGCTGATCTGA
- a CDS encoding inositol monophosphatase family protein: MAEAYQAYRDAAEQIARRAGSVLREHYGRVEAREKGPSDLVTEADLASQRTIAALLAEQFPDHTLLAEEEGVQPDPDCPFRWIVDPLDGTVNFAHRFPIWTVSIGLEHRGTLIAGVVYAPLTDTMWSASLGGGTTVDGQPARVSSADRLERSLISAAFPTRFGADAPRQLALMERFSTGTHSVRRSGSTAWNLATLASGGADVCFGTHVHPWDVAAGVLLVREAGGTVSALDGGPYELYSSEILASNGIVHDEASLATTEAIGRRA, translated from the coding sequence GTGGCCGAAGCGTATCAAGCGTATCGAGACGCCGCAGAGCAGATTGCTCGGCGCGCGGGCAGTGTGTTGCGAGAGCACTATGGCCGCGTCGAGGCCCGCGAGAAAGGGCCGAGCGATCTGGTGACCGAGGCGGATCTGGCAAGCCAGCGGACCATTGCCGCCTTGCTGGCCGAGCAGTTCCCCGATCATACCTTGCTTGCCGAGGAGGAAGGGGTTCAGCCCGATCCCGATTGCCCCTTTCGCTGGATCGTTGATCCGCTCGACGGCACGGTCAACTTCGCCCATCGCTTCCCCATCTGGACGGTGTCGATCGGCCTGGAACATCGGGGAACGTTGATCGCCGGCGTCGTGTACGCCCCCCTGACCGACACGATGTGGTCGGCCAGCCTGGGAGGCGGCACGACCGTGGACGGCCAGCCTGCCCGGGTCAGCTCGGCCGATCGCCTGGAACGCTCCTTGATCTCCGCGGCCTTTCCGACGCGATTCGGCGCCGATGCCCCCCGGCAACTCGCCTTGATGGAGCGCTTCTCGACCGGCACGCACTCGGTTCGGCGAAGCGGTTCGACCGCCTGGAACCTCGCCACGCTCGCCTCGGGAGGTGCCGACGTCTGCTTTGGGACGCACGTCCATCCCTGGGATGTCGCCGCCGGGGTTCTGCTGGTCCGTGAGGCCGGCGGCACTGTCTCGGCACTCGACGGTGGCCCTTATGAACTCTACAGTTCGGAGATCCTCGCCTCCAATGGCATCGTTCATGACGAGGCCTCCCTAGCCACCACGGAGGCGATTGGACGCCGGGCGTAG
- a CDS encoding HEAT repeat domain-containing protein yields the protein MRLTLRTLLAWLDDTLPPEEVREIGTQVSSTPFAQTLIERIRKVTRRRRLTIPPTSGPEAVDPNTVAAYLDNELEAEKVAEYEKLCLESDVHLAEAASCHQILSLIKNKAKVPSESRYRMYRLFKGPEAVRTNYRVAVPPAAGMVPDAVSGAPEAPWAKTAPVPRSWFEQVVPWLVAVLLIVVLGAVGYLNLRYAGVQIQEADSLAAAQFDPDAAKEPDEEVADEEGDARPAPPPLSEPARVEETDQPEPEPEPTPEQPAEPAEPEAPLAAGDVAVVEQTDGIVLRANPTWERLSADDSLAPGDRVVNLAPFRTTLSMGSVRITLIAQSELRVEPPALADTPRFALIDGSVVLRSPNAEEPIAVGFEGRTLSLQLPPGRPVGLSWMGLKVPGQPAGRPLLTILCPAGALGVTFDDGDPQEFEGPTLVSVDPEDGILGAEPAVMPQWVVDPEPQPADIQAGEAFVELFEQSTGSITFTLLEGIEDPDPTVRSLSVAALGAMAGSDPEALEQVMPLLNRPGDPAVRGTAIGIVMRRMARGTEPAEDVRGLLERFIAPPEATEAFDRLLLGVPEDQIEEKEVYAELVADLSSPNAGVRQLALDTLMMLTGRETLGYDPDSPEGPGLKAWQDLLKENRLTPAR from the coding sequence ATGCGATTGACTCTCCGCACGCTGCTCGCCTGGCTCGACGATACTCTTCCGCCGGAAGAAGTTCGCGAGATTGGCACGCAGGTTTCGAGCACCCCGTTCGCCCAGACGCTCATCGAGCGCATTCGCAAGGTCACGCGCCGTCGTCGATTGACGATTCCGCCGACCAGCGGTCCCGAGGCGGTGGATCCGAACACCGTGGCCGCCTACCTTGATAACGAGCTGGAAGCCGAGAAGGTCGCCGAATACGAAAAACTCTGCCTGGAGTCTGACGTTCACCTGGCCGAGGCCGCCAGTTGTCACCAGATTCTCAGCCTGATCAAGAACAAGGCCAAGGTGCCTTCTGAGTCCCGATACCGCATGTATCGCCTCTTCAAGGGGCCGGAAGCGGTTCGCACCAACTATCGAGTGGCGGTTCCCCCCGCGGCCGGAATGGTTCCCGACGCCGTGTCTGGAGCCCCCGAGGCCCCCTGGGCGAAGACGGCTCCGGTCCCACGATCGTGGTTCGAACAGGTGGTTCCCTGGCTGGTGGCCGTGCTCCTGATCGTCGTGCTGGGAGCGGTCGGATATCTGAACCTTCGGTACGCCGGTGTTCAGATTCAGGAGGCGGATTCCCTGGCCGCTGCGCAATTCGATCCCGATGCGGCCAAAGAACCGGATGAGGAGGTCGCGGACGAGGAGGGGGACGCTCGGCCTGCTCCGCCGCCTCTCTCAGAGCCCGCTCGGGTCGAAGAAACGGATCAGCCCGAACCCGAACCTGAACCGACTCCGGAGCAACCCGCTGAGCCCGCCGAGCCCGAGGCTCCCCTGGCGGCAGGGGACGTGGCGGTCGTCGAGCAGACCGACGGCATCGTCTTGCGGGCCAATCCGACCTGGGAACGGCTCTCCGCCGACGATTCCCTTGCTCCGGGAGATCGCGTCGTCAATCTGGCCCCGTTCCGCACCACCTTGAGCATGGGCTCGGTTCGAATCACCTTGATCGCTCAGTCCGAGCTGCGCGTGGAACCGCCAGCACTGGCCGACACGCCACGGTTTGCTTTGATTGACGGGAGTGTCGTGCTCCGGTCTCCCAATGCTGAGGAGCCGATCGCCGTCGGGTTCGAAGGGCGAACCCTCTCGCTCCAGTTACCCCCGGGGCGGCCGGTCGGTCTGTCGTGGATGGGGTTGAAGGTGCCAGGACAGCCGGCGGGTCGTCCGTTGTTGACGATTCTCTGTCCCGCGGGCGCTCTGGGCGTCACGTTCGACGACGGCGATCCGCAGGAATTCGAAGGCCCGACCCTGGTGAGTGTCGATCCGGAGGACGGCATTCTCGGCGCAGAGCCGGCCGTGATGCCGCAATGGGTCGTCGATCCTGAGCCGCAACCTGCCGACATCCAGGCCGGCGAAGCCTTCGTGGAGCTGTTCGAGCAATCCACCGGGTCGATCACCTTTACGTTGCTCGAAGGCATCGAGGATCCGGACCCGACCGTCCGAAGTCTGTCGGTCGCCGCCCTGGGAGCCATGGCTGGGTCCGATCCCGAGGCACTAGAGCAGGTGATGCCGTTGCTCAATCGACCGGGCGACCCGGCCGTTCGAGGCACCGCGATCGGAATTGTCATGCGACGAATGGCGCGAGGCACCGAGCCCGCCGAGGACGTTCGGGGACTCCTGGAACGGTTCATCGCTCCTCCCGAGGCCACCGAAGCATTTGACCGCCTCTTGCTGGGTGTTCCCGAGGACCAGATCGAAGAAAAAGAGGTCTACGCAGAGCTTGTGGCCGACCTGTCATCGCCCAATGCGGGGGTCCGCCAGCTCGCGCTCGATACCTTGATGATGCTGACCGGGCGAGAGACGCTCGGCTACGATCCCGATTCCCCTGAGGGGCCTGGCCTGAAGGCCTGGCAAGACCTGCTGAAGGAAAACCGATTGACTCCGGCTCGCTGA
- a CDS encoding glycosyltransferase family 39 protein, translating to MTAIGVGLLWTILLNAPVWAGAYWLAGHSFGQAKGMVRWLAAAVIAWTWVTLGMEVFGALGFLERGPLLVWSMTAGVLGWASRKRGPIPDSEKGEAFRAGDPTWHPDATVALGLTLWASVLLGIRSLLLPVKVISDGPIYHLWFAARWWESGSLDLIAAPFGDNVVTYFSAIGDLWFAWLMIGWGGDLLAKVGQAPFHLMTGMAVFAMARQVGAGRSAAMVAAGWMLTCSPYIVFGFEANVDTILQAGYLASAFFFLRYAMGEGGPRTLALGALAAGCCWGCKPTGLVLVPPLLAAVGMAVLVRPIGWRSKLGHLAILGFAPMLTAGYWYARNAWLTGNPLYPVQVEAFGRTLLTGWYAPEVMKGSRYYIDPRDWRSGIDMFLQVFDPRMTPIWLAALVGFWAIGKRREKDRARWVWAVAALAVINAVIYWGIIPYRTQQRFLFPAVGMAAVPVAMLLDRAKVLRVAGVVLLALHTMTGQAWPWAGFGEEQKVPWDFSPMIPNTTPGPVVLPTPSANWWNSLTTAVNAGQWAEMVRVFFLVVGPWVIGLLAFLAAAAIGRAVNRPGYPGPKRVALGAVAAMLLIGGVVTAPWGMSEPLRFFPVFVDYYRGWLTLDRLAGDDGARIAYAGTNLPYFLLGPGMKNQVRYVNINEHRDWLMHDYHREAVAAGRPNWPGDMPGWDREEEDFDAWLANLRADRIELLVVARHNVSEPWPIERQWAEQHPDQFTPLYGQEPPDPLFRIFRVGRR from the coding sequence ATGACCGCGATCGGCGTCGGGCTGCTCTGGACGATCTTGCTGAATGCCCCGGTTTGGGCCGGAGCCTACTGGCTGGCCGGGCACTCCTTCGGGCAGGCGAAGGGCATGGTCCGATGGCTTGCCGCAGCCGTGATCGCCTGGACCTGGGTGACGCTGGGCATGGAGGTGTTCGGAGCACTCGGGTTTCTGGAGCGCGGGCCGCTGCTGGTCTGGTCGATGACCGCAGGGGTCCTTGGGTGGGCATCGCGGAAGCGAGGGCCGATCCCCGACTCGGAAAAGGGCGAGGCATTTCGGGCCGGCGACCCGACCTGGCATCCTGACGCGACGGTGGCCCTTGGATTGACGCTCTGGGCGTCGGTCTTGCTGGGCATAAGGTCACTGCTCTTGCCGGTGAAAGTGATCAGCGATGGGCCGATCTATCACCTTTGGTTCGCGGCCCGGTGGTGGGAATCGGGATCACTGGACCTGATCGCCGCGCCGTTCGGCGACAACGTCGTGACCTACTTTTCGGCGATTGGGGATCTCTGGTTCGCCTGGCTGATGATCGGCTGGGGAGGAGATTTGCTGGCGAAGGTCGGCCAGGCACCGTTTCATCTGATGACCGGAATGGCCGTCTTCGCAATGGCCCGGCAGGTCGGCGCGGGGCGATCGGCGGCGATGGTTGCCGCAGGCTGGATGCTGACTTGCTCGCCTTACATCGTGTTCGGTTTCGAGGCGAACGTCGATACGATCTTGCAGGCCGGGTATCTGGCGTCGGCCTTTTTCTTCCTTCGGTACGCGATGGGAGAAGGGGGACCCCGAACCCTCGCGCTGGGGGCATTGGCGGCCGGATGTTGCTGGGGATGCAAGCCGACGGGCCTGGTGCTGGTGCCGCCGTTGCTGGCGGCCGTGGGCATGGCGGTCCTCGTGCGACCCATCGGATGGCGATCGAAGCTCGGGCATCTGGCGATCCTCGGCTTCGCGCCGATGCTGACCGCCGGGTACTGGTACGCCCGAAACGCCTGGCTGACCGGGAATCCGCTCTATCCGGTGCAGGTCGAAGCCTTCGGCCGGACGTTGCTGACTGGCTGGTATGCGCCGGAGGTGATGAAAGGAAGTCGCTACTACATTGATCCCCGCGACTGGCGATCGGGGATCGACATGTTCTTACAGGTTTTCGACCCGAGGATGACACCGATCTGGCTGGCGGCGCTGGTCGGTTTCTGGGCGATCGGCAAGCGTCGGGAGAAAGATCGGGCCCGGTGGGTCTGGGCGGTCGCCGCCCTGGCGGTGATCAACGCGGTGATTTACTGGGGAATTATCCCGTACCGGACCCAGCAGCGGTTCCTGTTCCCGGCGGTGGGCATGGCGGCGGTGCCGGTGGCGATGCTCCTCGATCGGGCGAAGGTGTTGCGGGTGGCTGGGGTGGTGCTGCTCGCCTTGCACACGATGACGGGCCAGGCGTGGCCGTGGGCGGGATTCGGTGAGGAACAGAAGGTGCCCTGGGACTTCTCTCCGATGATTCCGAACACCACGCCCGGCCCCGTGGTGCTACCGACGCCGAGTGCCAACTGGTGGAACTCGCTCACGACAGCGGTGAATGCCGGCCAGTGGGCCGAGATGGTCCGGGTGTTCTTCCTGGTGGTCGGGCCGTGGGTGATCGGCTTGCTGGCCTTCCTGGCGGCAGCGGCGATCGGCCGAGCGGTCAACCGTCCGGGGTACCCCGGGCCGAAGCGGGTCGCCCTGGGAGCAGTGGCGGCCATGCTCCTGATCGGGGGAGTGGTCACGGCTCCCTGGGGGATGTCGGAGCCGTTACGGTTCTTTCCCGTCTTTGTCGACTATTACCGAGGCTGGCTGACGCTCGACCGCCTGGCTGGCGACGACGGGGCACGGATCGCCTATGCCGGAACGAACCTGCCGTATTTCCTGCTCGGGCCGGGCATGAAGAATCAGGTGCGTTATGTGAATATCAACGAGCACCGAGACTGGTTGATGCACGACTACCATCGTGAGGCGGTGGCCGCGGGCCGACCAAACTGGCCGGGCGACATGCCCGGCTGGGACCGCGAGGAAGAGGACTTCGACGCCTGGCTCGCCAACCTTCGAGCCGATCGGATCGAGCTGCTGGTCGTTGCCCGGCACAATGTGAGCGAGCCCTGGCCGATCGAACGCCAGTGGGCCGAGCAGCATCCCGATCAGTTTACGCCCCTCTACGGGCAAGAACCGCCTGATCCCCTGTTCCGGATTTTCCGGGTCGGACGCCGCTGA
- a CDS encoding bifunctional glycosyltransferase/class I SAM-dependent methyltransferase: MPEPEPFSDSSPDPQPILSLVMPVFNERRTLRTIVRRVFEAPLPVPIELIAVDDGSTDGSAEVLRTLAEADPRLRVLQHRRNRGKGASIRTALPHIRGEIVVIQDADLEYDPNDLPRLVQPILDGRADAVFGSRFLSGEYRRVLYYWHSLGNGLLTWLCNVLCDLNLTDMETGYKAIRADLLRQTPLKSRKFGFEPELTVRLAQWGVRLYEVAISYAGRTYLEGKKVRWVDGLRAIGVMIRCRVFDRRFTTHDGYAILVAMRKARGLNRWLLRQIEPWIGPRVLEAGCGIGNLTELLLDSDRLVATDNEAFYVEMISRRFGHLENVETVEMDLTRSADYDRIEPERLDTIVCLNVLEHIAADEEVLRQFFRVLQPGGHAIILVPQHPWLYTPTDRALGHERRYEESELRRKLEAAGFEVVHQQGFNRFGTVGWYVSGKILGRDRLSPGQMRLFDLLLPVAKVIERIPGWPALSTIAVGRKPGEGPSA; this comes from the coding sequence ATGCCCGAGCCTGAGCCCTTCAGCGATTCATCCCCCGACCCGCAGCCGATCTTGAGCCTGGTGATGCCCGTGTTCAACGAGCGGCGCACCTTGCGAACCATCGTTCGACGGGTTTTCGAGGCTCCGTTGCCGGTGCCGATCGAGTTGATCGCCGTGGATGACGGCTCGACGGACGGCTCGGCCGAGGTGCTTCGAACCCTGGCCGAGGCCGACCCGCGCCTCCGGGTCTTGCAACACCGGAGGAACCGAGGGAAAGGGGCTTCGATCCGCACCGCCCTGCCCCACATCAGGGGCGAGATCGTTGTGATCCAGGACGCTGATCTCGAATACGACCCGAACGACCTGCCCAGGCTGGTTCAGCCGATTCTCGACGGCCGGGCCGACGCCGTCTTCGGCAGCCGCTTTCTCAGCGGAGAGTATCGCCGGGTCCTGTATTACTGGCACAGCCTCGGTAATGGCCTGCTGACGTGGCTGTGTAACGTCCTGTGCGACCTGAACCTCACCGACATGGAGACCGGCTACAAGGCGATTCGCGCCGATCTGCTCCGGCAAACCCCGTTGAAAAGTCGGAAGTTCGGTTTCGAGCCCGAACTGACCGTCCGGCTGGCTCAGTGGGGGGTTCGGTTGTACGAGGTGGCAATCAGCTACGCGGGTCGAACGTATCTGGAAGGGAAGAAAGTTCGGTGGGTCGATGGGTTGCGGGCGATCGGGGTGATGATCCGCTGCCGAGTCTTCGACCGCCGCTTCACGACGCACGACGGCTACGCGATTCTGGTGGCCATGCGCAAGGCGAGGGGCCTGAATCGGTGGTTGCTCCGACAGATTGAGCCGTGGATCGGACCTCGAGTGCTGGAGGCCGGGTGCGGCATCGGGAACCTGACGGAATTGCTTCTCGACAGTGATCGTCTGGTGGCGACCGACAACGAAGCCTTCTATGTCGAGATGATCTCCCGGCGCTTCGGTCATCTGGAAAACGTCGAGACGGTCGAGATGGACCTGACCCGATCGGCCGATTACGACCGGATCGAGCCGGAGCGACTCGATACCATCGTCTGCCTGAACGTGCTGGAGCATATTGCCGCCGATGAGGAGGTGCTTCGCCAGTTCTTCCGGGTGCTTCAGCCAGGAGGTCACGCGATCATCCTCGTGCCGCAACACCCCTGGCTCTACACGCCGACCGACCGCGCCCTCGGTCACGAACGGCGCTACGAGGAGTCGGAATTGCGTCGGAAACTGGAAGCCGCGGGCTTCGAGGTTGTGCATCAGCAGGGGTTTAACCGATTTGGGACGGTCGGTTGGTACGTCAGTGGGAAGATTCTGGGACGCGACCGGCTTTCTCCGGGGCAAATGCGTCTGTTTGATCTGCTCTTGCCAGTGGCGAAGGTGATCGAGCGCATTCCCGGCTGGCCTGCCCTGTCGACGATTGCGGTGGGCCGGAAACCAGGAGAGGGACCCTCGGCATGA
- a CDS encoding DUF4350 domain-containing protein gives MLVPVLLALVSGCAETQIDTTYGRIAGRSVNGTGVFASLLRDEGHEVRAARRLNEELGDWAETIVRFLPEPGIVSQEEADWYFDWQMEGDGRRLILVCRDGSAEAEYWQGALEALPEDAPEQQRDRIEEKLTRASDWGSEGPPPGFQAADPDYWFRFDEETGGADPSVSLGGPWSEGIDPKAAALPLHRALEVSSPAEAALLTGDDDRVIVMDWSWDDPIDGGDPSAVLVVANGSFLLNAAVVPHARRPLTMKVAEWVGSTPRKVAFVEGSFLLGAESSMPTPWQVIRQVPELGIVAGHFLMLALIAALAHAVILGRPRAAPFSGADRPRMHAEALGNLLSRIGSDRAARSLLTTYRRWRRPQAHDDHPRIDGP, from the coding sequence ATGTTGGTCCCCGTGCTGCTGGCCCTGGTTTCGGGATGTGCGGAAACGCAGATCGACACCACCTACGGGCGGATTGCCGGTCGAAGTGTGAACGGCACCGGAGTGTTTGCCTCGTTGCTCCGTGATGAAGGGCACGAGGTCCGCGCGGCTCGTCGGCTGAACGAGGAATTAGGTGACTGGGCCGAGACGATTGTCCGGTTCTTGCCCGAGCCGGGGATTGTGAGTCAGGAGGAAGCCGACTGGTACTTCGACTGGCAAATGGAAGGGGACGGCCGTCGGTTGATCCTGGTTTGCCGCGATGGAAGCGCCGAGGCCGAATACTGGCAAGGCGCCCTGGAGGCGCTTCCCGAGGATGCCCCGGAGCAACAACGGGATCGGATCGAGGAGAAGCTGACGAGGGCCTCGGACTGGGGATCGGAAGGCCCCCCGCCGGGGTTCCAGGCCGCCGATCCGGACTACTGGTTCCGGTTCGACGAGGAAACAGGCGGAGCCGATCCGTCGGTGAGTCTCGGTGGTCCCTGGTCTGAAGGAATTGATCCAAAGGCCGCGGCCCTTCCCTTGCATCGAGCCCTGGAGGTGAGTAGCCCCGCGGAAGCGGCCTTACTCACCGGAGACGACGACCGGGTGATCGTGATGGACTGGTCGTGGGATGATCCGATCGACGGCGGGGATCCTTCGGCCGTGCTGGTCGTGGCCAACGGCTCGTTCTTGCTCAATGCCGCAGTTGTTCCGCACGCTCGCCGACCATTGACGATGAAGGTGGCGGAGTGGGTCGGTTCGACGCCTCGAAAGGTGGCGTTCGTCGAAGGGTCGTTTTTGCTGGGGGCCGAATCGTCGATGCCGACACCCTGGCAGGTGATCCGTCAGGTGCCGGAACTGGGGATTGTGGCCGGACATTTCCTGATGCTGGCTCTGATCGCGGCTCTGGCGCATGCCGTGATTCTTGGCCGACCCCGAGCCGCCCCTTTCTCTGGAGCGGATCGACCCCGGATGCACGCCGAGGCGCTGGGAAATCTCCTCTCCCGGATTGGCAGTGATCGGGCCGCGCGATCACTGCTGACGACCTATCGGCGGTGGCGGCGTCCTCAGGCGCACGACGATCATCCCCGGATTGACGGTCCTTGA